In the genome of Drosophila subpulchrella strain 33 F10 #4 breed RU33 chromosome 2L, RU_Dsub_v1.1 Primary Assembly, whole genome shotgun sequence, one region contains:
- the LOC119547791 gene encoding FUN14 domain-containing protein 2: protein MQSKQQKSRERRKTAEMSDLPVVKSTMNNLTQRSPYSQIGMGAAGGFLTGFVLLKASKMVAVAAGGTILAIELAMQAGLVRVDVLKIMSPSQDQDQPRGQLQVTGEGINLIRVQELGDKARKACATSGRLCVAFLGGFLLGFGWA, encoded by the exons ATGCAAAGTAAACAGCAGAAAAGCAGAGAACGGAGAAAAACAGCTGAAATGAGTGACTTACCGGTGGTGAAGAGTA CTATGAATAACCTGACCCAGAGATCACCTTATAGCCAAATCGGAATGGGTGCTGCTGGGGGCTTCCTCACCGGATTTGTGCTTCTTAAGGCGAGTAAAATGGTGGCCGTGGCTGCAGGCGGCACCATTCTGGCCATCGAGCTCGCAATGCAGGCGGGTTTGGTCCGTGTGGATGTCCTCAAGATAATGTCGCCATCTCAGGATCAGGATCAGCCTCGGGGGCAGCTGCAAGTCACCGGGGAGGGGATCAACCTCATCCGTGTTCAAGAACTTGGCGATAAAGCCAGGAAAGCGTGTGCCACCAGCGGTCGTCTGTGTGTGGCCTTCTTGGGTGGCTTTCTACTCGGCTTTGGCTGGGCCTAA